ACGAACATGGCCGCGATCGAGGTGACCGACAGCGGCAGCAGCGTGTCCTTGAAGAACTGCATGGCGCTGGCGCCGTCGATCTTGGACGCCTCGACCAGCTCGTCCGGCACGGTCATGAAGAACTGCCGGAACAGGAGCGTCGCGGTCGCCGAGGCGATCAGCGGAATGGTGAGGCCGGCATAGGTGTCGAGCAGGCCGAGATCGGCGACGATCTTGTAGGTCGGATAGATGCGCACCTCGACCGGCAGCATCAGCGTCATGAAGATCACCCAGAAGGCGGTCTTGCGGGACGGGAAGCGGAAATAGACCACCGCGAAGGCCGAGATGATCGAGATCATGATCTTGCCGATGGCGATGATCAGCGCCATGGCGAGGCTGTTCAGCATCATGCCGCCGACCGGCGCGCGGGTCGACGAGGCGGTGCCGACGAAGATCGTCCGGTAGTAGTTCTCGAGGAAATGCGGGCCGGGCCTGAGCGGCATCTGGCCATTGGCGATGGTGGAGGCGTCCCAGGTCGAGGCGACGAAGGCGAGATAGACCGGGAAGGCGACGATCATGATCCCGACAATGAGGATCAGATGCGGCAGAAAGTCGAAGATGCTCCTGCGCTCGACCATCAGTACTGGACCTTGCGCTCGATGTAGCGGAACTGGATGGCGGTCAGGCCGATGACGATGATCATCAGGATCACCGACTGGGCGGCCGAGCCGCCGAGGTCGCCGCCGAGGCGGCCGTCGGAATAGACCTTGTAGACGAGGGTCTCGGTGCCCTTGGCCGGGCCGCCGCCGGTGGTGGCGTCGATGATGCCGAACGTGTCGAAGAAGACGTAGACGACGTTGACCACCAGCAGGAAGAAGGTGGTCGGCGACAGCAGCGGGAAGATGATGGTCCAGAACCGGCGCATCGGCCGGGCACCGTCGATCGCCGCGGCCTCGATGACGCTTTTCGGAATCGACTGAAGCCCTGCGAGGAAGAACAGGAAATTGTAGCTGATCTGCTTCCAGGTCGCCGCCATCACCACGAGCGTCATGGCATGGCCCTGATTGAGCAGCGGGTTCCAGTCGAAGCCGAGGGAACGCAGCGACTGCGCGATGAGGCCGAGGGAGGGCTGGAACATGAACAGCCAGAGCACGCCGGCAATGGCGGGCGCCACCGCATAGGGCCACATCAGCAGGGCCTTGTAGGCGCCGGTGCCGCGGATCTGCTTGTCGGCCTGGATCGCGAGGAAAAGCGACAGGGACAGCGAGAGAAAGGCCACCAGCGCCGAGAAGACCGCCGTGGTGGCGATCGACTTGTAATATTCCGGCTTCGAGAACAGGTCGCGGTAGTTCTCGAACCAGACGAACTCGGTGGACAGGCCGAAGGCGTCCTGGATCAGGAAGGACTGCCAGACGGCCTGGGCGGCGGGCCAGTAGAAAAAGATCAAGGTGACCGCGAGCTGCGGCATGAGCAGCATGTAGGGCAGCACCTTGCCGTCGAAAACGACCCGCTTGTCCATGGTCCCCCCGGGAGGTGCCTGAGCGGG
This window of the bacterium YEK0313 genome carries:
- the lacG gene encoding Lactose transport system permease protein LacG — encoded protein: MVERRSIFDFLPHLILIVGIMIVAFPVYLAFVASTWDASTIANGQMPLRPGPHFLENYYRTIFVGTASSTRAPVGGMMLNSLAMALIIAIGKIMISIISAFAVVYFRFPSRKTAFWVIFMTLMLPVEVRIYPTYKIVADLGLLDTYAGLTIPLIASATATLLFRQFFMTVPDELVEASKIDGASAMQFFKDTLLPLSVTSIAAMFVIQFIYGWNQYLWPLLITTRDDMQTIVIGIKKMIVTQDALTEWQLAMATAVLAMLPPVLVVIVMQKLFVKGLVETEK
- the ugpA_2 gene encoding sn-glycerol-3-phosphate transport system permease protein UgpA, with product MDKRVVFDGKVLPYMLLMPQLAVTLIFFYWPAAQAVWQSFLIQDAFGLSTEFVWFENYRDLFSKPEYYKSIATTAVFSALVAFLSLSLSLFLAIQADKQIRGTGAYKALLMWPYAVAPAIAGVLWLFMFQPSLGLIAQSLRSLGFDWNPLLNQGHAMTLVVMAATWKQISYNFLFFLAGLQSIPKSVIEAAAIDGARPMRRFWTIIFPLLSPTTFFLLVVNVVYVFFDTFGIIDATTGGGPAKGTETLVYKVYSDGRLGGDLGGSAAQSVILMIIVIGLTAIQFRYIERKVQY